GGGACAGACTCCAGGTGGCTGGGAGGGACCCATATCAGATGGTCTGGGGAGGGGCCCCAGAGTCAAGGCCTGCACTCACCGAGCTCAGCGTCCGTCATGGGCAGGTGGTTGTCCACCCACTCCTCCGACTTGCCCAGCACTGTGTCCACCCCGCTCAGCACCATCTGGCCGACACGGGAGCCCACAACTGAGTGGACACCGCTGGTCACCATGGACTTGGTCAAGTCTACGCCGCTCTGCACAGCACCCCGGGTGACGTCCACTGCCTCGGTGACTCGGGAGGCCACAGTGTCCTTGGCACTGGACACTGTGCTGGACACAGCCTGTCGGGCCCCTGACACCTTGGACGACACAAGCTCCTTGGTGTCTGCCAGGACCTACAAGAAGGACCAGCGTCAGCATCTCTATCCTCCCTTTGTACCTGGGTGCCCCGACCCCTGTGCCCCAACCTCTACAAGGGGTGGGCTGAAGGGAGGAGCTCCAGCTCCCGGGTGACCCTGAAGGGTGAAAGCAGTTAAGATCACATGCTCTGGGGCTGGATGGCCCAGTTAGAGTCCTTGGCTTGATATATCCTAGCTGTGTATCCTCAGGCAAATCACtcgacctctctgggcctccacttCTTCCCATGGTGTTATGGGCTAAAGGGTACTGAAGCCCCCAGGACTTCAAAATGTGACCGTATTTAGTGATGAGAACTTTAAGGtagtaattaaggtaaaatgaggccATTATAGTGGATCCTAATCTAGTCTGtctacatgccttggggccagaaaaccaaatcataaaatagaagcaatactaacaaattcaataaaaactttaaagatggtccacatcaaaaaatccaaagaaagtagattaaataaaaataacattttaaataattaaaatgagtaACTGAGTTCCTCAGTCATACTGGCCACCTTCTAAGGGCCCAACACCCACATATGGTTGTTGGTTTCCACACTGGATGGTGCCGAGAAAGAACATGTGCCGAGAAAGTTCAGAGACCGGGCAGCCTGGTCCAGAGAAGGAACGGcacgtgcaaaggtcctgaggcagctCTGAGATGGGTGTGTTCACTGTCTCTGCTTTCCCCTGCCTCCCCAAGATGAAAGTTCCACGAAGGCAAGGGCTCTGTATCCATCACCCTGTCCCGTACATGTGGGCACTAATGTGACTGAACTGGAGGACGGAGGCCAGCACGGACAGAATGGAGCAACTGAGGTGGGCGTAGAGGGTCGGGAGGCGGTGGAGTCAGATCAGGTGGGACCACCAGAAACACTCTGGCTTTTTCTCTAGGCAAGGTGGAAGACCCTAGGGGGCTTTGGGCATATCTGGCTGGTGTTCAGAATGTTCCTCCAGCTGCTCAATGGAGAGAGGGTGGGAGAATAAATGCGGTCACATTTGTCTGCTATGGGTTAAGCTGAGACCACAGACCCCATACCCAGCTAGGCCCCCAGTCTTAGTGGagcatcctccccaccccacccctcatggAGGGGGTTAGTCACCTTCTCCGGCGGCTGCTGCAGGATGGGCAGATTCTCCTCCAGTTTGTCCAGCCCCCTGTGGGCGTATTCACTGGCCGAGGTGACTGTGGGGGTgggcgtggggtgggggcaaTAGACAGCTGATGGTTACTGCGCACGTACATCCCTCAGGGGCTCTGGGAGGGTCCACAGACACcaccccgcctcccccacccGGAAATAGGCCAGAGTGGACGGTCCATGGGCTCCCATGCTTCACTCACGCTGGGGTTCCAGCTTAGACAGGATGGGCTGGGCCCCACTGACCGCAGCAGCCGTGAGGGTCTTCACCCCCTTCTCGGCCGCGTCGCAGACAGTCTTGACGTGGGGGTAGCTCTCCTTGGTGGACGTGTAGGCGGCGGTCACCATGTTGCAGGTGGAGCTGATGAGGGGCATGCCGGCCACGCGGTCCACCACACTgggctgtgggcagggaggctcagGCCGGGGACGTGGCTTGCCTCCCCTCCCTCTGCACTCACTCGGTTGCACAAGCCAGGCACTCCCTGGTTCCGCCAGGCGCTTCCTCTATCTTGGCCCGGCACCCCACTTGTCTGAACATGACCTTGACACCCATGGTGTGCCAGGCAGTGACGAGACATGAGAATCCACTGTCCTGGAGCTCAGGTCTAAAACTGATGTCAGTGAACTATGCCCCCCGTCCCACCCCCAGGGCCAGCCCACTActtgcttttccttttgcctttttttttcctaacagcaTTATTGAAATCTGGTTCATACGTCATAGAATTTCACCATTTTGAAATGCACGATTCAGAGGGTTTTAGTGCATTTGTTCACAAGGCTGTGTAACTCTCACTGTCTTAATTTCAGAACGTATTGATCGCTCTCAAAAGAAACTTGTTGTCATTGACTGTCACACCCTTGCCTACCAGCCCCTGGGAACCATgaatccactttctgtctctgtggactgCTGCCTGTTCAGGACACCTCacaaaaaaatggaatcacacGTGGCCTTTTGTGTCCGGCCTCTTACACTCAGTGTCATTGTCAAAGTTCCTCCATGTAGTAGCATGTGCTGGTGCTtcactcctttttttaaaaattgtggtcaaatacacataaaacttaccatttaaATAATTACGTGCAcagctcagtggcattaagtacacgTACATTGTTGTGCAACCGTTGCCAGCATCTGTCTCCAGATTCTCAGCTtcttaaactgaaactctgttcccTTTAAACACTGACTCCCCTCTCTTAGCCCCTGGCCCCACCACCTACgtgtctctatggatttgactCCTCTAAGGAGCTCTTGTGAGTGGGATCAGACAGTATCTGTCCTTCTGTGCCTGGTTTCCCTCACTGAACATACTTTCAAGTTTCGTCCACACTGCACTGCATGTCAGTGCCTCATTGTTTCATGGTATGATATTCCATGCTACCTGGTTTTTGTAAAtcaagttttattggcacatggCTATTCCCATTCATTTACGTATTGAATGTAGCCATTCTTAACCTACAAGAGCAGAACTGAGTAGTCAGACAGGCcttgtgagcctcagtttcctgacccATAAAATGAGAAGTCATTTCTGTCCTAAAGGAGTTGCAAAGGTGACCCGTGAGAAGACGCATACAGAAGACTTAAGTCTCATAGGTTCTACCTGTAGAATCTGTGCAATCGCCAGTCCCAGGATTGGGAGTACTATTCCAATTTTACAGACAGGTAAACTGAGGCAAGAAGAAGCTAAGTAAGTCATCCGAGGCCCCAAAATTAGCCAATGGGAAAGCTGGACCTTGGACTCAGGCAGTCCTCCTTCAGCGTTTGCCCAGGAGGTCTCCTCAGAAGTTAATCACAAAGTTACCACAAAATCCAGCAATGCTGCTCCTATGATTCTAGAGACAGGAAAACACATGTCCACAtaagacttgtacatgaatgttctcaccagcactattcacaatggccaagaaatggaaaaaatccaaatgtcTGTGAATTcgtgaatggatacagaaaatgtggtagaaagcatgtttttaaaaattcatagcctccaaggacttccctggtggctcagtggtaaagaattcacctgccaatgcaagaggtacaggttccatccctgggccgggaagatcccacatgccacggagcaaccaaGCCTATGCGCCACAACTGTATCGCCTGTGCTCAAGCCCGGGACCCAAAACTATCGAGCCCTGCGtcctaaagcccgtgctccacaagagaagccaccacgatgagaagcccccacactgCAATGAACTGTAGGCcccgctcgccacagctagagaaaagcccccccacacacacagccttcGAAGGGCTAACAGGCACAAAAGACTCTCCATATCACAAGTCGTTAGGAAAattcaagtcaaaactacaatgagataccacctcacaccccaCACTCACTGTGATGGCTACTATCAAGTGAACAGATATTAATAAGTGATGGtaggaatgtggagaaattgaagcCCTTGTGTGCTATTAGCGGGAAAGAAAAATGATGCCGCCCCTACGGACAACATTATGGTGATCCTTAAGTAACTAAAAAtggaattgccatatgacccagcggttccacttctgggtatatagaCGAAAGCACTGAAAACAGAATCTCAAAGAGACATCTGTATACCCATGGTCAAAGAAGCTTTATTCACAACAGCTAAAACGTGGAAGCAAGCCGAGTGTCCTGTGCTCCGTGCACACAGTGGGATAGGATTCGGCCttaaaaggaaattctgatacaacacgggtgaaccttgaggacattatattTGGTGAAATAAGCGAGACACGGAAGGACAAATACTATACGGTTCCACTTATGTGGTACCTAACGTAGAAGATTCtacttcttttttggctgtgccttgtgGCATCTCAACTCCgtgaccagggatccaatcctcaccctctacagtggaagcacaaagtcctgagaccaccagggaagtcccagaaggtTCTACTTTTATAAACATGATTCTACTTATTTTACTTCTACAAGATGTCCACTTGGTAAATCCATCGGCAGGAAGCAGgttagtggttgtcaggggctgggggagaggggaatggGCCTGACTATTAGTGGGTGTGGGGTTTCGATTTGGGGTGAGGAAAGAGTTCTGGAATAAGACAGTGATGATGGTTgtacactgtgaatgtacttaatgacACTGACCTGCACACTTCAAAACAGgtaaaatagtatatttttatgttatgtgtattttaccgtaatttttaaaaaggaatgagaaaattaataaggacctactatatagcacagagaattctactcaatattctgtaatcacCTATGAAAATAGACTCTAAAAAACAGTAGATATACGTATAACTGACTCaccttgctgtatagcagaaatgaacattgtattaataaattatattattaattgtattaataaataaaagtcaactgatgctgttgtttagtccttaagtcatgtctgattcttttgtgatcccatggactgtagcccatcaggctcctctgtctataggattctccaggcaagaatactggagtgggttgtcatttccttctccaggggatcttcccaacctagggatcgaaccctcgtctcttgcatcctgcattggcaggagggttctttacacagagccaccagggaagtcagaatactccaataaaaattcatttttaaaaaagtaagggGACAGAGCACCAACAGATGCTATCCGTACAACAGAGAGGGACCTCAAGCAGATAACGCTCAGTAAGAGAAGCGAGATACAAAAGGATATTGTAGCGTGCgtctccatttatatgaaatgtccaaaacagGCAAATCAGTAGAGACAGAACCTAGATAAGGGGTTCCcaggaaagagaaatgaggaGTGACTGCTGGTGGGTACAGGGTCTCTTCTGGGGGGAGATGAAAAATGTCCAGTGTGGTGGTGACGGCTGCATATGGGTAgtttactaaaaatcattgagtAGTACTCTTCATAAggctaaacttttaaaaaatgcttcatcatctttttttttttggccttgttatgtggcatgtgagatcttggttcccccaccagggattgaacctatgccccctgcagtgggcatgcagagtcttaaccactggactgccagggaagtcctcataaggatgaattttatggtatgtgtgcgcatgtgttagtcacttagtcgtgtcagaatctttgagaccccacagactgtagcccatcaggctcctctttccatggaattctccaggcaagaacactggagtgggctgccatttccttctccaattacgGTATGTGAATGATACCTCtaccctggtggctaagatggtaaagcgtctgcctacaatgcaggagacctgggttcaatccctgggtcgggaagatctcctggagaaggaaacggcaccccactccagtattcttgcctggaaaaccccaaggacggagaagcctgacgggctacagtccatggggtcgccaagagtcggacacgactgagcgacttcactttcactttctatttttaaaaaattgtttattaaaaGGGACTTtggggaactccctggcagttcagtggttaggacgccTAGCGTTCACTGCTGAGggctcgggttcgatccccggttggggaactaagatcctaagagtcctggcatggtcaaaaaaaaaaaatgtagcaagGGGAATTTTATTTAAACTGGGAAGCAGAAGTGGAATTAGAAACTGACTTTCTTAGAAGGAGGACTCTAAGAGAACCTGCAGAGACAGGAAAGATCTGCCTGGGGGAGCCAGGCAGTTCAAACAGAGCTGCACCCCTGTTCTCCCAAGAGCCCTGGGATCCCCCAGTTCTCCCACCTTCGCCTGTTAATGGGGAACCTGC
The DNA window shown above is from Bos indicus x Bos taurus breed Angus x Brahman F1 hybrid chromosome 7, Bos_hybrid_MaternalHap_v2.0, whole genome shotgun sequence and carries:
- the PLIN3 gene encoding perilipin-3 isoform X4: MSADETEATASTQVTAEEPVQQPSVVDRVAGMPLISSTCNMVTAAYTSTKESYPHVKTVCDAAEKGVKTLTAAAVSGAQPILSKLEPQLTSASEYAHRGLDKLEENLPILQQPPEKVLADTKELVSSKVSGARQAVSSTVSSAKDTVASRVTEAVDVTRGAVQSGVDLTKSMVTSGVHSVVGSRVGQMVLSGVDTVLGKSEEWVDNHLPMTDAELARLATSLEGFDIASVAQQRQEQSYFVRLGSLSERLRQRAYEHSLGKLQNTRQRAQEALHQLSQTLILMETIKQGVDQKLVEGQEKLHQMWLGWNQKQLQGPEENAAKPEIYLAVPGLCCGTQDLELQHSGSSSLTRNGTGTPCIGSIEP